From Marivirga harenae, one genomic window encodes:
- a CDS encoding MarC family protein produces MLNFKEIISVSLILFSVIDILGSVPIVIDLRKKLGHVQSGKATIVAGIIMIAFLFLGKSILNLFGLDVASFAIAGAIVMFLIGMEMVLGIVLFKHEDASAGSASIMPIAFPLIAGAGTMTTLISLKAEYQTLNIIVGIVINLILVFIVLKTCGWLERKIGQAGFSILRKVFGIILLAISIKLFKNFF; encoded by the coding sequence ATGCTCAATTTTAAAGAAATTATTTCAGTCTCTCTTATCCTGTTTTCAGTAATCGATATTTTGGGATCAGTCCCGATTGTGATCGATTTAAGAAAGAAATTAGGTCATGTTCAATCCGGTAAGGCTACTATTGTAGCCGGAATTATTATGATTGCTTTTCTTTTTTTAGGAAAATCTATTCTCAATTTATTCGGATTAGATGTTGCTTCTTTTGCTATTGCTGGAGCCATCGTAATGTTTTTAATTGGTATGGAAATGGTACTAGGTATAGTGCTATTCAAGCATGAAGATGCTTCAGCTGGCAGTGCCTCCATTATGCCCATTGCGTTTCCGCTGATTGCCGGAGCTGGAACCATGACCACACTGATTTCTTTAAAGGCAGAGTATCAGACTTTAAACATAATAGTGGGAATAGTAATCAATCTTATTTTGGTATTTATTGTCTTAAAAACTTGTGGATGGCTTGAAAGAAAGATCGGTCAGGCAGGGTTTAGCATTCTACGCAAAGTGTTTGGTATTATACTTTTGGCGATATCAATCAAATTATTTAAAAACTTTTTTTAG
- the rnhA gene encoding ribonuclease HI, protein MITIYTDGSALGNPGPGGYGIVLRFAEKVKEISEGYRNTTNNRMELLAIVVALKNLKTNKYPVHIYSDSKYVIDSITKGWLSNWVKKGFKGKKNVDLWKQYLDVSKGYDVHFHWVKGHAGNRDNERCDRLAVAKAENGPHLIDKGFENKVSD, encoded by the coding sequence ATGATAACCATATATACAGACGGATCTGCTTTAGGAAACCCTGGCCCTGGAGGCTATGGGATTGTTCTTCGTTTTGCGGAGAAGGTTAAGGAAATATCGGAAGGGTACAGAAATACCACTAATAATAGAATGGAGTTGCTGGCGATAGTAGTGGCTTTGAAAAACCTTAAGACTAATAAGTATCCCGTTCATATTTACAGCGATTCAAAATATGTAATTGATTCAATCACAAAAGGCTGGCTGTCAAACTGGGTCAAAAAGGGATTTAAGGGCAAGAAAAATGTTGATCTGTGGAAACAATATTTAGATGTTTCAAAGGGTTATGATGTACATTTTCATTGGGTGAAAGGACATGCCGGAAACCGAGATAATGAACGTTGCGATAGATTGGCAGTGGCAAAAGCGGAAAATGGACCTCATTTAATTGATAAAGGATTTGAAAATAAAGTATCGGATTAA
- a CDS encoding tRNA1(Val) (adenine(37)-N6)-methyltransferase has product MSIFRFKQFSVNQESSPAKITTDATVFASSLHISSDVKRVLEIGTGTGVLSLMLAQRYPEIEIEALEINPKAFEVADKNFKNSRWSSRLKALLVDFNKFESSKEYDLIFSNPPFFQNNLQSEVNHGKNIAYHTNSLSFANLAKGINLHLSRNGEAHIMLPPYEMSLLDKEMNELGLFCKNIIELMHKPNSKIIRTFNIYERVEHRSPAPYVKIYVRDENNDFHPSYIKLMKDYLTIF; this is encoded by the coding sequence ATGAGTATTTTTCGTTTTAAGCAATTTTCGGTAAATCAGGAAAGTAGTCCAGCAAAAATCACAACTGATGCCACAGTCTTTGCTTCATCACTTCATATTTCTTCAGATGTAAAGAGGGTTTTAGAAATTGGGACGGGAACAGGAGTATTATCTTTAATGCTGGCCCAACGATATCCTGAAATCGAAATTGAAGCTTTAGAAATAAACCCCAAGGCATTTGAAGTAGCAGATAAAAACTTCAAAAACTCAAGATGGAGTTCTAGATTAAAAGCCCTTTTGGTAGATTTTAATAAATTTGAAAGCTCAAAAGAGTATGATCTTATATTCTCTAACCCACCGTTTTTTCAAAACAACCTTCAGTCAGAAGTAAATCATGGTAAAAATATAGCCTATCACACCAATAGTCTTTCATTTGCAAATTTAGCAAAAGGAATAAATTTGCATTTATCACGAAATGGAGAAGCCCATATTATGCTTCCTCCCTACGAAATGTCTTTGTTAGATAAAGAAATGAATGAATTGGGCCTTTTTTGCAAAAACATCATTGAACTAATGCATAAACCCAATAGTAAAATAATTCGGACTTTCAATATTTATGAAAGGGTAGAGCATCGAAGCCCAGCACCTTATGTTAAAATATATGTAAGGGATGAAAATAATGATTTCCACCCCTCCTATATTAAATTAATGAAAGATTACTTGACTATTTTCTAA
- a CDS encoding CHAT domain-containing protein, whose translation MSRQIFYFFLLLFIHLLSTNLVAQNLADSIYNDLDQLVESYPSLSSINTEQLRIDEHYSNLRTDEERLALVIMRCNLAFYLKEYEKHYDAIQQYQKAWKLYHSHNLKNYDIIEYCLKPLGNLLTMTGNFAEAENVIVQYMHMAESDNDEESYTAGVINLSVVYNNIGNYQEALELLRSHLKKANPNKNQKELIENNIASNLLALDKHKEVKDKIKENGAKSISALKIKVQSYIEEEEYAAARTLFKEIEKLLIKDNSSRQLAKFYVEEASFYHLISKKDSAQILLKSALNLLLPNIELEEIRKNYSLLYAENTFIDIFDAFALYSEQLNLKLEYFKLSFYVEELLLKKINDPQSKLIFQTSYRKRSEKCLKLLYDEFQSNQNDSLIRNAFEYAENSKTRVLKESANSKSLLKRNPEDSLLIKKEVLLNKQQSFIGELIRRRLSNSEDTLNRINQDFIDLSYQLSEVQKNIEEKYPEIKNTESDLEALQQQLKIDDAQMLYYFYGEQDLYLFHIDENDAIWQKISLQDRFTEQLVHFVRSFESPTVINSNTENYVNSAFELNQILGVGLNEERENLVIVPDGLLSFLPFEALLTDDVLHSNYSKMPFLIRKYKLSYNLSSSFYIENQKELDLESLYGVFPVFKESKRYLKYSEHELELIAGIFEDNFDTYQNATRSNFLTNSNQYDILHLSTHAMGGSFAIPAYIEFTDDVILLPELYSLNLDADLVVLSACETGVGQIIKGATPMSLARGFQYAGVQNILMTQWKVNDFATSKLMEDFYKELVKNKAPSTAIRKAKISYLDDTSISGIEKSPYYWAGFTYYGKIKQEKQTWMDLKYIILLGLSAVIVLLLFYFFSRIKRVKS comes from the coding sequence ATGTCCCGTCAAATATTCTACTTTTTCCTTTTACTATTTATACATTTATTAAGCACTAATTTAGTAGCTCAAAACCTCGCTGACAGTATCTATAATGATTTGGATCAATTGGTTGAAAGCTATCCTTCCTTAAGCTCAATCAATACGGAACAATTAAGAATTGATGAGCACTACTCAAATCTGAGAACCGATGAAGAGCGATTAGCTTTGGTTATCATGCGATGTAATTTAGCTTTTTATTTAAAAGAATATGAGAAGCATTACGATGCAATTCAGCAATATCAAAAAGCCTGGAAGCTCTATCATTCACATAATCTAAAAAATTATGACATTATTGAATATTGCTTAAAACCATTAGGGAATTTATTAACGATGACAGGAAATTTTGCTGAAGCGGAAAACGTCATTGTACAATATATGCATATGGCAGAATCTGATAATGACGAGGAAAGCTATACAGCAGGGGTAATTAATCTATCCGTGGTCTATAATAACATCGGGAACTACCAAGAGGCGCTCGAATTACTGAGAAGTCATCTGAAGAAGGCAAATCCTAATAAAAACCAAAAGGAACTCATTGAGAATAATATTGCTTCCAATTTGTTAGCATTGGATAAGCACAAGGAGGTTAAAGATAAAATAAAGGAAAATGGAGCCAAATCAATTTCAGCCTTAAAAATTAAGGTACAATCTTATATAGAGGAGGAAGAATATGCTGCAGCCCGTACACTTTTTAAGGAGATTGAAAAGCTGTTGATCAAAGATAATAGTAGTCGACAATTAGCAAAATTTTATGTGGAAGAAGCTAGTTTTTATCATCTAATTTCCAAAAAGGACAGTGCGCAAATTCTTCTGAAAAGTGCTCTGAACTTATTGCTTCCGAATATTGAATTAGAAGAAATTAGGAAGAATTATTCACTGCTCTATGCAGAGAACACCTTTATAGATATATTCGATGCTTTTGCACTGTATTCCGAACAGCTTAATTTAAAGCTTGAGTATTTCAAGTTGAGTTTCTATGTTGAAGAATTATTATTAAAGAAGATCAATGATCCTCAATCGAAGCTCATTTTTCAAACTTCTTACCGAAAGCGAAGTGAAAAGTGCTTAAAATTGCTTTACGATGAATTCCAGAGTAATCAAAACGATAGCTTGATAAGGAATGCTTTCGAATATGCTGAAAATAGTAAGACTAGAGTCTTAAAAGAATCTGCAAACAGCAAGTCATTGCTAAAACGAAATCCGGAGGATAGTTTACTCATTAAAAAGGAAGTATTATTGAATAAACAGCAATCTTTTATTGGAGAATTGATTCGCAGGCGCCTGTCTAATTCGGAAGATACATTAAATAGGATAAATCAAGATTTTATTGATTTGAGTTATCAGTTGAGTGAAGTTCAAAAAAATATTGAAGAAAAATACCCAGAAATCAAGAATACCGAATCCGATTTAGAAGCTTTACAACAACAACTAAAGATCGATGACGCTCAGATGCTTTATTATTTTTATGGCGAGCAGGACCTGTATTTATTTCATATTGATGAAAATGATGCCATTTGGCAGAAAATTTCCCTTCAGGATAGATTTACAGAGCAGTTGGTTCATTTCGTGCGGTCATTTGAATCTCCAACTGTAATTAATAGTAATACAGAAAATTATGTAAATAGTGCATTTGAATTGAATCAAATATTAGGAGTTGGCTTAAATGAGGAAAGAGAAAATTTAGTTATTGTCCCAGATGGACTCTTAAGTTTTTTACCATTTGAAGCTTTGCTGACAGATGATGTGCTGCATTCAAATTACAGTAAGATGCCGTTTTTGATTAGAAAATACAAGCTGTCCTATAATCTGAGTTCAAGTTTTTATATAGAGAACCAGAAGGAATTAGATTTAGAAAGTCTGTATGGAGTATTCCCAGTTTTTAAAGAATCTAAGCGGTATTTAAAATACTCTGAGCATGAATTAGAGTTGATTGCTGGAATTTTTGAGGATAATTTCGATACATACCAAAATGCTACTCGCTCCAATTTTTTGACTAATTCAAATCAATATGATATCCTTCATTTATCAACACATGCTATGGGAGGTAGTTTTGCAATTCCTGCGTACATAGAATTCACGGATGATGTAATATTGTTACCGGAGTTATACTCCCTAAATTTGGACGCAGATTTAGTAGTTTTGAGTGCCTGTGAAACTGGTGTAGGACAAATCATTAAGGGAGCTACTCCCATGAGTCTAGCAAGAGGTTTTCAATATGCCGGAGTTCAAAATATATTGATGACGCAGTGGAAAGTTAATGATTTTGCCACTTCAAAATTGATGGAGGATTTTTACAAAGAATTAGTCAAAAATAAAGCTCCTTCTACCGCAATTAGAAAAGCGAAAATTTCATACTTGGATGACACTTCTATTAGTGGTATTGAAAAATCACCATACTATTGGGCAGGTTTCACTTACTATGGAAAGATAAAACAAGAAAAGCAAACCTGGATGGATTTGAAATATATAATATTACTCGGGTTATCGGCTGTTATTGTACTGCTTTTGTTTTACTTTTTCAGTCGAATTAAGAGGGTGAAATCATGA
- a CDS encoding enoyl-CoA hydratase-related protein gives MEFIKVNTQYKKHIALINLNRPKELNALNLQLMTELKDTLKALDEDEDVRVIVLTGNEKAFAAGADIKQMAGKTAIDMLNVDQFSTWDQIKKTKKPIIAAVSGFALGGGCELAMTCDMIIASESAKFGQPEIKIGVMPGAGGTQRLTKALGKAKAMELVLTGNFLSADDALHYGLVNKVVPAEMYLEAALELAEQIAQMSPVAAKLAKEAVNRAFESHLDEGLHFERKNFYLTFASEDQTEGMKAFVEKRKPEFTGK, from the coding sequence ATGGAATTCATAAAAGTAAATACACAATATAAGAAGCATATAGCACTCATTAATCTTAACAGACCTAAGGAATTAAATGCCTTGAATTTGCAGTTAATGACGGAATTAAAGGACACGCTCAAGGCATTGGATGAAGATGAGGATGTGAGAGTAATTGTTTTGACAGGTAATGAAAAAGCTTTTGCAGCAGGTGCAGACATTAAGCAAATGGCTGGGAAAACGGCTATTGATATGCTAAATGTAGACCAGTTTAGCACTTGGGATCAAATTAAGAAAACCAAAAAGCCTATAATTGCAGCTGTATCTGGTTTTGCATTAGGTGGAGGTTGTGAGCTTGCTATGACGTGCGATATGATTATAGCTTCCGAATCTGCTAAATTTGGCCAGCCAGAGATAAAAATTGGAGTAATGCCTGGTGCTGGAGGAACACAAAGGTTAACCAAAGCACTTGGTAAAGCCAAAGCCATGGAGTTGGTTTTAACGGGTAATTTTTTAAGTGCTGATGATGCCCTGCATTACGGATTGGTTAATAAAGTAGTGCCAGCAGAAATGTATTTAGAAGCAGCCTTAGAATTAGCTGAACAGATTGCACAGATGTCCCCAGTAGCTGCTAAATTAGCTAAGGAGGCTGTAAATAGAGCGTTTGAATCTCATTTGGATGAGGGCTTACACTTTGAACGTAAAAATTTCTATTTGACATTTGCTTCCGAAGATCAGACTGAAGGCATGAAAGCATTTGTAGAAAAAAGAAAGCCAGAATTTACTGGTAAATAA
- a CDS encoding RNA polymerase sigma factor: MPEENHPDQYLIDGIKHNDSRIIREIYDRFAEKVIQYICKNNGDESQASDIIQEVLITIYKQAINNDLQLTCPFDAYFFLLSKRKWLNELKKNGKEWVTSKSENLSIVDNAYEMAEETALYEEKELLFQEMFQKLSDACKDLLKASFKLKSMEEVAKKLDISYAYARKKKSLCIGKLTELVKSSPKYDSIKRD, from the coding sequence ATGCCCGAGGAAAACCATCCGGATCAATACCTAATTGATGGAATAAAGCATAATGACAGTCGGATTATTAGAGAAATCTATGACCGCTTTGCAGAAAAAGTTATACAGTATATCTGCAAGAATAATGGAGATGAATCTCAAGCATCAGACATTATTCAAGAGGTCCTAATCACTATTTACAAACAGGCCATCAATAATGACTTGCAGCTTACATGCCCTTTTGATGCCTACTTCTTTTTGCTATCCAAAAGAAAATGGCTAAATGAGCTGAAAAAAAACGGAAAGGAATGGGTAACAAGCAAGAGCGAAAATTTATCTATAGTTGATAATGCTTATGAAATGGCCGAAGAAACAGCTCTTTATGAAGAAAAAGAATTATTGTTTCAGGAAATGTTTCAAAAACTATCTGATGCTTGCAAAGATTTATTGAAAGCTTCTTTTAAGTTAAAAAGCATGGAAGAAGTAGCTAAAAAACTGGATATCTCATATGCCTACGCTAGAAAAAAGAAATCATTGTGCATTGGGAAATTAACCGAGTTAGTTAAATCATCACCTAAATACGATTCAATAAAAAGAGACTAA
- a CDS encoding DUF7849 domain-containing protein: MYKYLFLFLLFFAYKGKAQQLQQVDSVIREAKFDTEVKENKVNFSVTTPPLIQISGAPKGYYTFFWEFGDGQFSQKENPEHSYEKTGDYNVKLWVTNNYDAGKTPTTRPKSVKIDKVDMKENASASILHEEEVFDFTKNREPIPNEELVVVLTYKNPYQELTDGRLYFFYNEAKYKTDNFQLIDVRTYNGEYPIISEDRLALDIDIPFSSMLAFNGGNFMKSPLIIQDTSTQEELKEQLENSKKDYREMKQIGFSNFEPGEERNIFFQLRTTPEMLKDTSAIISIRGIYVPNSKSANHSVKDMEMEIVTSHDPNKMTTNANLMDFRNRNKKNFKYKIQFQNNGEGPANTVRLETNIPEIFNQEDIELLDFYPKCDICPEEDVTYSCLDTSFVEDKVIFTFKNIYLPGSNQKGVNSYDSTKGFVSYKIPLKGKIKKQKSQSQTAIYFDKNEPIITNYATTRFTPGLSIGLKAGNMRIGSLENFQEWFFGATLSSYQAFKGYFQSEVLLSSNQYTASRLYTEENRRDEFFVDVYDYQEESEFQNLSFYVVPTSYRYNLTDFLSVGGGIQIKWDIKSKLERERNGEYTMVVESENFEMRDPEQDTFEEFTESDTFTNFRAATFIDLNIGKVRIGPSVGLRYHHYFNAPRHQWQFYAIWKF, from the coding sequence ATGTACAAATATTTATTTCTTTTCCTGCTTTTCTTCGCCTACAAAGGCAAAGCTCAACAACTTCAACAAGTTGATAGCGTTATCAGAGAAGCAAAATTTGACACAGAGGTTAAAGAGAATAAAGTCAATTTCTCTGTGACAACTCCGCCTTTAATTCAAATATCGGGCGCTCCAAAGGGATACTATACTTTTTTTTGGGAGTTTGGTGATGGCCAATTCAGTCAAAAAGAAAATCCTGAGCATTCGTATGAGAAGACGGGAGACTATAATGTCAAGCTTTGGGTGACCAATAATTATGATGCAGGGAAAACTCCCACAACGCGACCTAAAAGTGTGAAAATTGATAAAGTAGACATGAAGGAGAATGCCTCAGCCTCGATATTACATGAGGAGGAAGTGTTTGACTTTACCAAAAACCGAGAACCCATTCCTAATGAAGAATTAGTGGTTGTTTTGACCTATAAAAATCCTTATCAGGAATTGACAGACGGGAGACTCTATTTCTTTTATAATGAAGCTAAGTATAAAACCGACAATTTTCAGTTAATAGATGTCCGTACATATAATGGAGAATATCCCATCATCTCTGAAGATCGATTGGCGCTTGATATTGATATTCCTTTTTCATCCATGCTGGCCTTTAATGGTGGTAATTTCATGAAGTCACCCCTTATCATCCAGGATACTAGTACCCAAGAAGAACTTAAAGAGCAGCTTGAAAATTCTAAGAAAGATTATAGGGAAATGAAGCAGATTGGATTTTCTAATTTTGAGCCAGGGGAAGAAAGAAATATTTTCTTTCAACTCAGAACAACACCGGAAATGTTGAAAGACACCAGTGCTATTATCAGTATCAGAGGGATTTATGTTCCAAACTCCAAATCTGCCAATCATAGTGTGAAGGACATGGAAATGGAGATCGTAACATCTCATGACCCAAATAAAATGACCACCAATGCCAATTTGATGGATTTTAGGAACAGAAACAAAAAGAATTTTAAATATAAAATTCAGTTTCAAAATAATGGGGAAGGGCCTGCCAACACTGTCCGTCTTGAAACGAATATTCCTGAGATATTTAATCAAGAGGACATCGAGCTACTGGATTTCTATCCCAAATGCGATATTTGCCCTGAAGAGGATGTCACATATAGTTGTTTGGATACAAGCTTCGTTGAAGATAAAGTCATATTTACTTTTAAAAATATTTATCTGCCCGGAAGTAATCAAAAAGGAGTGAATTCGTATGATTCAACCAAGGGCTTTGTAAGTTACAAAATCCCGCTGAAGGGAAAGATTAAAAAGCAAAAGTCTCAAAGTCAAACGGCTATATATTTTGATAAAAATGAGCCCATCATCACGAACTACGCTACCACACGCTTTACACCCGGTCTGTCAATTGGGCTAAAGGCTGGTAATATGCGAATTGGAAGTTTAGAAAATTTTCAGGAATGGTTTTTTGGTGCTACCCTATCTAGCTATCAAGCATTTAAAGGATATTTTCAATCCGAAGTATTGCTTTCGAGCAATCAATATACAGCTAGTAGGCTTTATACTGAGGAAAATAGGAGGGATGAATTTTTTGTAGATGTTTATGATTATCAAGAAGAATCCGAATTTCAGAATCTTAGCTTTTATGTTGTGCCGACTTCCTATCGATATAACCTAACGGATTTTTTGTCCGTTGGTGGAGGAATTCAAATAAAATGGGATATAAAAAGTAAATTAGAGAGAGAAAGAAATGGAGAATATACCATGGTAGTAGAGTCAGAAAATTTTGAAATGAGAGATCCTGAACAAGATACTTTTGAAGAATTTACTGAATCGGATACATTTACTAACTTTAGAGCTGCTACATTCATAGATTTGAATATCGGGAAGGTGAGAATTGGTCCCAGTGTCGGGCTTCGATATCACCACTATTTTAATGCACCCAGACATCAATGGCAATTCTATGCCATCTGGAAATTTTAG
- a CDS encoding aminotransferase class V-fold PLP-dependent enzyme: MKYNFYPGPSKIYPQVARYFQEGMDLGIFERNHRSDSFQELFSRTKLLLKSKLNIPLDYEIAMVSSATECWEIIAQSFVQKRSSHYFNGAFGEKWWKYSQKIHPKSIGANFSVNELPQIESLGQTPELIALTHNETSNGTAIPLGFQKDIRKRFPDSMIAFDATSSMAGYEFDWENGDIWYASVQKCFGLPAGMAIMVVSPNAITRAKEIGDEAHYNSFNLILENTRKDQTHHTPNISNIFLLGRLLENVENITAIHNNLKSRKKDFYTDLKKVEILKPLINSSEVQSDTVFCLQGSQESIRMVIQTALNEGIILGNGYGVMKDSTIRVANFPAIPNQDYKDLINFLLRFEIKN, translated from the coding sequence ATGAAGTATAATTTCTATCCCGGCCCTTCAAAGATTTATCCTCAAGTAGCGAGATACTTTCAAGAGGGAATGGATTTAGGAATCTTCGAAAGAAACCATAGGTCTGATTCTTTTCAAGAATTATTTTCTAGGACAAAATTATTACTTAAATCAAAATTGAACATCCCGTTGGATTATGAGATTGCAATGGTTTCCTCTGCAACTGAATGCTGGGAAATCATTGCGCAATCTTTTGTTCAAAAAAGGTCTTCACATTATTTTAACGGTGCTTTTGGTGAGAAATGGTGGAAGTATTCCCAGAAAATTCATCCCAAATCAATAGGGGCTAACTTTTCAGTAAATGAATTACCCCAAATAGAATCTTTGGGCCAAACGCCTGAATTGATTGCGCTGACTCATAATGAAACTTCGAATGGAACGGCTATTCCACTTGGTTTCCAAAAAGATATCCGAAAACGGTTTCCGGATAGCATGATTGCATTTGATGCCACCTCCTCTATGGCTGGGTATGAATTTGATTGGGAAAATGGAGATATTTGGTATGCATCTGTGCAAAAATGTTTTGGTCTTCCTGCTGGAATGGCAATTATGGTCGTTAGCCCAAATGCCATTACTAGAGCAAAAGAAATTGGAGATGAAGCTCATTACAATTCCTTTAATTTAATTTTAGAAAATACCAGAAAGGATCAAACACATCATACTCCAAATATTAGTAATATTTTTTTATTGGGTAGACTATTAGAGAATGTTGAAAATATTACCGCAATACATAATAACCTTAAGTCAAGAAAAAAAGATTTTTATACAGACCTCAAAAAAGTAGAAATCCTAAAACCGTTGATAAATTCTTCAGAGGTTCAATCTGATACGGTTTTTTGTTTGCAGGGATCTCAAGAGTCTATTCGAATGGTAATACAAACTGCTCTAAACGAGGGGATAATATTGGGAAATGGATATGGAGTAATGAAAGATAGTACGATAAGAGTGGCTAATTTTCCAGCTATCCCCAATCAAGATTATAAAGACCTTATTAATTTCTTATTACGTTTTGAAATAAAGAATTGA
- a CDS encoding saccharopine dehydrogenase family protein, producing the protein MQNILLLGAGRSATSLINYLKKHAPEENWHIRIGDFDIKLAEDKAGNHPNTSAIQFDILNEIQTKDEIAKADLVISMLPARFHPKVATVCVDQGKHMVTASYNSTDVDELSDIAKSKNIIILMECGLDPGIDHMTAMEAMDKIREKGGKLTSFKSYTGGLVAPESDNNPWHYKFTWNPRNVVLAGQGTAQFIRNGRYKYIPYHKLFTRYETIEVNGLGDFEGYPNRNSLAYRKVYGIEEIPTLIRGTFRKAGFCDAWNIFVQLGVTDDSYQMEGLDGMSKRDFFNAFLPYNKSASIEDKLCKNLGFSRDSEIFKKLEWLGIFEDKKVPINEGSPAQVMQAIMEEKMSLEPQDKDMIVMQHQFEYDLNGKKFRLDSSIVSKGDDQMETAMSKTVGWPLGIAIKNVLNGNIKLRGVQIPIKKEIYQPILQELNSIGVQFKENEITIED; encoded by the coding sequence ATGCAAAACATTTTATTATTAGGAGCAGGAAGGTCTGCTACTTCATTAATTAACTACCTGAAAAAACATGCCCCGGAAGAAAACTGGCATATTAGAATTGGAGATTTTGACATTAAGCTAGCAGAAGACAAGGCTGGGAACCATCCTAATACTTCTGCTATTCAATTTGATATCTTAAATGAAATCCAAACCAAGGATGAAATTGCAAAAGCTGATTTGGTCATATCTATGCTTCCAGCCAGGTTTCATCCAAAAGTAGCTACGGTTTGCGTGGATCAAGGCAAACATATGGTAACTGCATCTTACAACAGCACTGATGTAGATGAATTATCCGACATTGCAAAAAGTAAAAATATTATAATTTTAATGGAATGTGGTTTAGACCCAGGTATTGACCACATGACTGCAATGGAAGCTATGGACAAAATAAGAGAAAAAGGCGGTAAATTGACTTCTTTTAAATCTTATACCGGAGGATTAGTTGCTCCTGAAAGTGATAATAATCCTTGGCATTATAAATTTACTTGGAACCCAAGAAATGTGGTTTTAGCAGGACAGGGAACTGCTCAGTTTATCAGAAACGGAAGATACAAATACATTCCTTATCATAAACTATTTACTAGATATGAAACCATTGAGGTAAATGGATTAGGTGATTTTGAAGGCTATCCAAATCGTAATTCTTTGGCATATAGAAAAGTTTATGGCATTGAAGAAATTCCCACTTTAATCAGAGGTACATTCAGAAAAGCCGGCTTTTGCGATGCATGGAATATCTTTGTTCAACTAGGGGTCACGGATGACTCTTACCAAATGGAAGGTCTAGATGGGATGTCCAAAAGAGACTTCTTCAATGCATTTTTACCGTACAATAAATCAGCGTCAATTGAAGATAAATTGTGCAAAAACCTTGGGTTCAGCAGGGATTCAGAAATTTTTAAAAAGCTTGAATGGTTGGGAATTTTTGAAGATAAAAAGGTACCAATTAATGAAGGTAGTCCTGCTCAAGTTATGCAAGCGATCATGGAAGAAAAAATGAGCTTAGAGCCACAAGATAAAGATATGATCGTAATGCAACACCAATTTGAATATGATCTGAATGGTAAAAAATTTCGATTGGATTCCTCTATCGTTTCAAAAGGAGATGACCAAATGGAAACAGCCATGTCTAAAACTGTTGGTTGGCCTTTAGGAATTGCCATAAAAAATGTTTTGAACGGAAATATTAAATTGCGAGGGGTACAGATTCCAATCAAAAAGGAAATATATCAACCGATATTGCAAGAGCTTAACAGCATAGGAGTTCAATTTAAAGAAAATGAGATTACAATTGAGGATTAG
- a CDS encoding tetratricopeptide repeat protein, with translation MTEQDYQIFETYLTGDLTKDELARHQKRIENDDDYKENFELFQSINNHLEKGSATESEINDFKGSVSRISKEYFDSRQKAKLPWLKMAIAASVIVAIGLYFYLGNISKPQYDEIAQIPNLHLTVRGNDNGIYTKAENAFNEKQYADAIEFFNQILEQNEEEQSIKLYRAIAYMELGAETKARDLFEEILQTQSGYAEEALWYAALNELKVKRYSACKVYLSKIKPSASRYEDAKNLLEELD, from the coding sequence ATGACAGAGCAAGACTACCAAATATTTGAAACTTATCTTACAGGTGATTTAACTAAGGATGAACTTGCAAGACATCAAAAACGAATTGAAAATGACGATGATTATAAGGAAAATTTTGAACTGTTTCAATCTATAAATAATCATCTTGAAAAAGGTTCTGCTACTGAATCGGAAATAAATGATTTCAAGGGATCCGTTTCCAGGATATCAAAAGAGTATTTTGATTCTAGACAGAAAGCAAAATTACCATGGTTAAAAATGGCTATAGCCGCTAGTGTTATAGTTGCAATTGGTCTATATTTTTATTTAGGTAATATTTCTAAACCACAGTATGACGAAATAGCTCAGATCCCTAATCTCCATTTAACTGTCAGAGGTAATGATAATGGTATATATACTAAAGCTGAAAATGCATTTAACGAAAAACAGTATGCTGATGCAATCGAATTCTTCAATCAAATATTAGAACAAAACGAAGAAGAGCAATCAATTAAATTATACCGAGCCATAGCCTACATGGAACTTGGGGCTGAAACTAAAGCAAGAGATTTGTTTGAAGAAATCCTCCAGACGCAAAGTGGCTATGCGGAGGAGGCCCTTTGGTATGCAGCATTAAATGAATTAAAAGTAAAGAGATATTCGGCCTGCAAAGTATATCTTTCAAAGATCAAACCCTCTGCAAGCCGATATGAAGATGCTAAAAATCTTCTGGAAGAATTAGATTAA